ACCCGACGGACGTCGAGCTGATGATGTTCGCGCAGGCCAACAGCGAACACTGCCGCCACAAGATCTTCAACGCGAACTTCACCATCGACGGCGAGGCGCAGGAACACTCGCTGTTCCAGATGATCCGCAACACCCACAAGCTGGCGCCCCAGCACACCGTGATCGCCTACAGCGACAACGCGTCGGTGATGGAGGGCGGCACCATCGAACGCTGGCTGCCGGGCGAGGGTGAGAAGTACGGCCCGAAGCAGGACACCGTGCACGTGCTGATGAAGGTCGAGACGCACAACCACCCGACGGCCATCTCGCCGTTCCCCGGCGCGTCCACCGGCTCCGGCGGCGAGATCCGCGACGAGGGCGCCACCGGCCGCGGCTCGCGCCCGAAGTCGGGCCTGACCGGCTTCAGCGTGTCGAACCTGAACCTGCCCGGCACGAACGAGCCGTGGGAGCAGGCCCCGTACGGCAAGCCCGAGCACATCGCGAGCCCCCTGCAGATCATGATCGACGGCCCGCTGGGCGGCGCCGCGTTCAACAACGAATTCGGCCGCTCGAACCTCGGCGGCTACTTCCGCGTGTACGAGCAGACCGTGGGCGAGGGCGCCGACGCCATCCGCCGCGGCTACCACAAGCCCATCATGATCGCGGGCGGCCTCGGGCAGATCTCGGCGTCGCAGACGCAGAAGGTGGTCTTCGCCCCCGGTACGCTGCTGATCCAGCTGGGCGGCCCGGGCATGCGCATCGGCATGGGCGGCAGCGCCGCCAGCTCGATGGCCGCGGGCGCCAACGCCGCCGAACTCGACTTCGATTCGGTGCAGCGCGGCAACCCGGAAATCCAGCGCCGTGCGCAGGAAGTCATCAACCACTGCTGGGCGCTGGGTGAAGCCAACCCCATCCTGGCCATCCACGACGTGGGTGCGGGCGGCATCTCGAACGCCTTCCCCGAGCTGGTGGACGGCGCCTCGCTGGGCGCCCGCTTCGACCTGAGCAAGGTGCCGCTGGAGGAGTCGGGCCTGGCCCCGAAGGAAATCTGGTGCAACGAGAGCCAGGAACGCTACGTGATGGCGGTCTCGCCCGAGGCGCTGCCGGTGTTCCAGGCCTTCTGTGAACGCGAGCGCTGCCCGTTCGCCGTGGTGGGCGTCACCACCGCCGAGAAGGAACTGGTGCTGGAAGACGGCCCGGGTGGCGAGCAGGCCATCAAGATGCCCATGGAGGTGCTGCTCGGCAAGCCGCCGAAGATGCACCGCGACGTCAAGCGCGTGGAGCGCGTGCTCAAGCCCGTGGACCTGAACGGCGTGTCGCTGGAGAAGGTGGCCTTCGACGTGCTGCGCCACCCGACGGTGGCGAGCAAGCGCTTCCTGATCACCATCGGCGACCGCACCGTGGGCGGCCTCAACAGCCGTGACCAGATGGTCGGCCCGTGGCAGGTGCCGGTGGCCGACGTGGCCGTCACGCTCGCCGACTACAGCGGCTTCCAGGGCGAGGCCATGGCCATGGGCGAACGTTCGCCGCTGGCCTCCCTCGACGCCCCGGCCTCCGGCCGCATGGCCGTGGCCGAGGCCATCACGAACCTGCTGGCCGCGCCCATCGACCTGCCGCGCGTGAAGCTGAGCTGCAACTGGATGGCCGCCTGCGGCGAACCCGGTGAAGACGCCGCGCTGTACGAGACCGTGAAGGCCGTCGGCATGGACCTGTGCCCGGCCCTCGGCATCAGCGTGCCGGTGGGCAAGGACAGCCTGTCCATGCGCACCCGCTGGACCGACAACAACGACGTGCGCCAGGTCACCGCGCCGGTGAGCCTCGTGGTCACCGCGTTCGCGTCGCTCGCCGACGTGCGCCCCACGCTCACGCCGCAGCTGCAGGCCGGCGACACCACGCTGGTGCTGGTCGACCTCGGCCAGGGCCAGGGCCGCCTCGGCGGCTCGATGCTCGCCCAGGTGCTGAACCAGTTCGGCGACCGCGTGCCCGATGTGGACGATCCGGCCCAGCTGAAGGCGCTGGTGTCGGCCGTGAACGCGCTGCGCGCCCAGGGCCGCATCCTCGCGTACCACGACCGCAGCGACGGCGGCTTGTGGGCCGCGGCCTGCGAGATGGCCTTCGCGGGCCACCTCGGCGTCAGCCTGAACGTGGACCTGCTGGTCACCGAAGGCGACGGCATCAGCGACAGCCGCGCCGAGTTCGGCGATTCGAAGAACTGGGCCGGCCAGGTGAACGCCCGCCGCGAGGAACTGACGCTGCGCGCGCTGTTCAACGAAGAGCTGGGCGTGGTGCTGCAGGTGCCCACCGCCGTGCGCAACGAGGTCATGCAGACCCTGCGCGAGCACGGCCTGAGCAAACACAGCCACTTCATCGGCAAGACCAACGTCCGCGGCATCGTCGAGGTGTGGCGCGACGCGAAGCAGGTCTTCTCGGCCCCGCTGCGCGACCTGCACCAGGCCTGGGACGACGTCAGCGCGCGCATTGCCGCGCTGCGCGACAACCCGGCCTGCGCCGAGGCCGAACACGCCGCTGCCGGCGCCGAGAACGACCCGGGCCTGCACGTGCACCTCACCTTCGACCCGAAGGAGGACGTGGCCGCCCCGTTCGTGAACACGGCCCGCCCGAAGATGGCGATCCTGCGCGAGCAGGGCGTGAACAGCCACGTCGAGATGAGCTATGCCATGTCGAAGGCGGGCTTCGACACCTACGACGTGCACATGAGCGACCTGCAGTCGGGCCGCGCGGTGCTGACCGGGTTCCAGGGCTTCGTCGCCTGCGGCGGCTTCAGCTACGGCGACACGCTGGGCGCCGGCGAAGGCTGGGCGCGGTCGGTGATGTTCAACCCGAAGCTGGCCGAGCAGTTCGAGGCCTTCTTCAAGCGCCAGGACACGCTGGCCCTGGGCGTGTGCAACGGCTGCCAGATGATGGCGGCGCTGGCCCCCATCATCCCGGGCGCCGAGGCCTGGCCGAAGTTCACGCGCAACCGCAGCGAGCAGTTCGAGGCGCGCCTGTCGCTCGTCGAGGTGCTGGAGAGCCCGTCGGTGTTCCTGACCGGCATGGCCGGCTCGCGGGTGCCCATCGCCGTCGCCCACGGCGAAGGCTTCGCCGACTTCTCGCAGCGCGGCGACGCGGCGAAGGTGCACCGCGCGATGCGCTACGTG
This genomic stretch from Piscinibacter gummiphilus harbors:
- the purL gene encoding phosphoribosylformylglycinamidine synthase; protein product: MTSTSKHLLHFEGGNALSAFRAQALLPRLQAVSPRITGVSARHVHWVWSEAQLPAPAVATLEALLKYGDAYTGPSDGALIVVAPRLGTVSPWASKATDIAHNCGLAIKRVERVTEFRLTLKTGLLGGAKALTAEELQAAAALLHDRMTESVLLQREDAVHLFDERAGRPMEHVDVLSLGRSALVSANKDFGLALSDDEIDYLVDAFTGLKRNPTDVELMMFAQANSEHCRHKIFNANFTIDGEAQEHSLFQMIRNTHKLAPQHTVIAYSDNASVMEGGTIERWLPGEGEKYGPKQDTVHVLMKVETHNHPTAISPFPGASTGSGGEIRDEGATGRGSRPKSGLTGFSVSNLNLPGTNEPWEQAPYGKPEHIASPLQIMIDGPLGGAAFNNEFGRSNLGGYFRVYEQTVGEGADAIRRGYHKPIMIAGGLGQISASQTQKVVFAPGTLLIQLGGPGMRIGMGGSAASSMAAGANAAELDFDSVQRGNPEIQRRAQEVINHCWALGEANPILAIHDVGAGGISNAFPELVDGASLGARFDLSKVPLEESGLAPKEIWCNESQERYVMAVSPEALPVFQAFCERERCPFAVVGVTTAEKELVLEDGPGGEQAIKMPMEVLLGKPPKMHRDVKRVERVLKPVDLNGVSLEKVAFDVLRHPTVASKRFLITIGDRTVGGLNSRDQMVGPWQVPVADVAVTLADYSGFQGEAMAMGERSPLASLDAPASGRMAVAEAITNLLAAPIDLPRVKLSCNWMAACGEPGEDAALYETVKAVGMDLCPALGISVPVGKDSLSMRTRWTDNNDVRQVTAPVSLVVTAFASLADVRPTLTPQLQAGDTTLVLVDLGQGQGRLGGSMLAQVLNQFGDRVPDVDDPAQLKALVSAVNALRAQGRILAYHDRSDGGLWAAACEMAFAGHLGVSLNVDLLVTEGDGISDSRAEFGDSKNWAGQVNARREELTLRALFNEELGVVLQVPTAVRNEVMQTLREHGLSKHSHFIGKTNVRGIVEVWRDAKQVFSAPLRDLHQAWDDVSARIAALRDNPACAEAEHAAAGAENDPGLHVHLTFDPKEDVAAPFVNTARPKMAILREQGVNSHVEMSYAMSKAGFDTYDVHMSDLQSGRAVLTGFQGFVACGGFSYGDTLGAGEGWARSVMFNPKLAEQFEAFFKRQDTLALGVCNGCQMMAALAPIIPGAEAWPKFTRNRSEQFEARLSLVEVLESPSVFLTGMAGSRVPIAVAHGEGFADFSQRGDAAKVHRAMRYVDHHGAPTEVYPFNPNGSPEGLTAVTTPDGRFTALMPHPERVFRNVQMSWTSGDRGDASPWARLFANARRWVG